In Archangium violaceum, the following are encoded in one genomic region:
- a CDS encoding GspE/PulE family protein, producing MPAPVTSPAPSRSKTDFTLSFVLDALVAQRVLTSDQAQNILAREQAARARVLKNQGVVGKDAARYEVSPVEIVAAFQVPLADNRGVLDEDRISELAARAAGIAHRKIDPLKLDMALATRTVSRPFAQKHFILPLEKGQDGRLLVAVANPFDKELFEGLHVLTGMPIEPVLSAKGDILKAIADIYGFKRTLARAADDFGANPQNASQIGNFEQLVSLSGRQELDAADQPVVQAVDYLMRYAFDNRASDIHVEPKRTTSLVRLRIDGVLHPVYTLPAGVHAPIISRIKTLSRIDISEKRKPQDGRIKTERDGREVELRVSTLPTAFGEKVVIRVFDPETLVQDIAQLGFDPEEKSVFENWIDQPHGLILVTGPTGSGKTTTLYSALKAVAGPDVNVTTIEDPIEMVWDGFNQVQVQPKVGLDFANALRHILRQDPDVIMVGEIRDAETAENAIQAALTGHLVLSTLHTNDAIGAVARLKDLGVPPFLLAQSLIGIMAQRLMRRVCPHCAQPTTLTPDELSMLGVPIPLLPGGVRIVKGAGCIRCRGTGYWGRTGAFEIVNMSNDLREHISRAAGHHEMLEAARRGGTRTLREAAVRKLAMGLTSFDEVVRMTSVS from the coding sequence TTGCCAGCGCCCGTGACCTCGCCCGCTCCCTCCCGGAGCAAGACAGACTTCACCCTTTCCTTCGTCCTCGATGCGCTCGTCGCGCAGCGGGTGCTCACGTCCGACCAGGCGCAGAACATCCTGGCGCGTGAGCAGGCTGCTCGGGCCCGCGTCCTCAAGAACCAGGGGGTGGTGGGCAAAGACGCGGCGCGCTACGAGGTGTCGCCGGTGGAGATCGTCGCCGCCTTCCAGGTGCCCCTGGCGGACAACCGCGGGGTGCTCGACGAGGACCGCATCAGCGAGCTGGCGGCCCGCGCCGCCGGCATCGCCCACCGGAAGATCGACCCGCTCAAGCTGGACATGGCGCTGGCCACCCGCACCGTGTCCCGGCCCTTCGCGCAGAAGCACTTCATCCTGCCCCTGGAGAAGGGTCAGGATGGCCGGCTGCTGGTGGCGGTGGCCAACCCCTTCGACAAGGAGCTCTTCGAGGGGCTCCACGTGCTCACCGGCATGCCCATCGAGCCGGTGCTCTCGGCGAAGGGGGACATCCTCAAGGCCATCGCGGACATCTACGGCTTCAAGCGCACGCTGGCGCGCGCCGCGGATGACTTCGGCGCCAACCCCCAGAACGCGTCGCAGATCGGCAACTTCGAGCAGCTCGTCTCGCTCAGCGGTCGCCAGGAGCTGGACGCGGCGGATCAGCCGGTGGTCCAGGCGGTGGACTACCTGATGCGCTACGCCTTCGACAACCGCGCCTCGGACATCCACGTCGAGCCCAAGCGCACCACCTCGCTGGTGCGCCTGCGCATCGACGGTGTGCTGCACCCCGTGTACACGCTGCCGGCGGGCGTGCACGCGCCCATCATCTCGCGCATCAAGACGCTCTCGCGCATCGACATCTCCGAGAAGCGCAAGCCCCAGGACGGCCGCATCAAGACCGAGCGGGATGGGCGCGAGGTGGAGCTGCGCGTCTCCACCCTGCCCACCGCCTTCGGCGAGAAGGTGGTCATCCGTGTCTTCGACCCGGAGACGCTGGTGCAGGACATCGCCCAGCTCGGCTTCGATCCGGAGGAGAAGAGCGTCTTCGAGAACTGGATCGACCAGCCCCACGGCCTCATCCTCGTCACCGGCCCCACGGGCAGCGGCAAGACGACCACGCTCTACTCGGCGCTCAAGGCGGTGGCCGGCCCGGACGTGAACGTCACCACCATCGAGGACCCCATCGAGATGGTGTGGGACGGCTTCAACCAGGTGCAGGTGCAGCCCAAGGTGGGGCTCGACTTCGCCAATGCGCTGCGTCACATCCTGCGTCAGGACCCGGACGTCATCATGGTGGGAGAGATCCGCGACGCGGAGACGGCGGAGAACGCCATCCAGGCCGCGCTCACGGGCCACCTGGTGCTCTCCACGCTGCACACCAACGACGCCATTGGAGCGGTGGCGCGCTTGAAGGACCTGGGGGTGCCGCCCTTCCTGCTGGCCCAGAGCCTCATCGGGATCATGGCCCAGCGGCTGATGCGGCGGGTGTGCCCGCACTGCGCGCAGCCGACGACGCTCACGCCCGACGAGCTGAGCATGCTGGGCGTGCCCATCCCGCTGCTGCCGGGCGGGGTGCGCATCGTCAAGGGCGCCGGGTGCATCCGCTGCCGTGGCACCGGGTACTGGGGCCGCACGGGCGCCTTCGAAATCGTCAATATGTCCAATGACTTGCGCGAGCACATCTCCCGCGCGGCCGGGCACCACGAGATGCTGGAGGCGGCGCGCCGGGGTGGCACGCGCACCCTGCGCGAGGCGGCGGTGCGCAAGCTGGCCATGGGCCTCACTTCCTTCGACGAAGTGGTGCGCATGACCTCCGTGTCGTGA